DNA from Mycobacterium sp. SMC-8:
GTCTGCGGCGGACACACCGCGCAAATAACCGACATCGCGCACGCTCGCACCGTGCAAGCCGCACGCTCGCGCCCGGCCCGCGACGCCCACCATTGACATGTTGACACATATGGCTAGTCTTTGTGTCAACGACAAGGTTCGGGAGGCGCAATGGTCGCGGTCGTCGAGCAGTCCTCACCCAGCTCCACCGAGAACATCCGGCCGAAAGTCCTTCACGAGTTCCGCAAGCACTCCGGCAGCGTGCTGAGCGGACTCTTCGGCGCTGCCGCATTCGACGAGGTCGCGCTGGTGCCGGTGGCGGCCGCGGTCGACAAGACCGGGCGGTTCGCCTCGAACTTCGCTGACCGCGGTGTGCGCAGCGGGTTTTCGGCACTGCTGGCGATCTGGGGCGACGCGGCGGACCGCGCGGCGGAGGGCGAGCGGCTCAAGCGGATGCACCGGGAGGTGCGCGGTCGCGGGGCCGGGGACTTCGCTGACGTGCGCTACAGCGCGCTGGATCCCAAGCTGTGGAACTGGATCGCGGTCAGCGGACTGTTCGTGGTGCTCAACTCGTTCACCCCGTGCACCGGGATCACGTTGACCGAGGACGAGCGGGAAGCGGCGTATCAGCAACTGCTGGAGGGCTTCCGGTCGCTGGAGCTGCCGGGAAAGAACGCGAAGCTGCCCGCGACCTACACCGAGGCCGAGCAGTACTACGAGTCGATGGTCGACGGAGAGCTCGCGTCGAATCCGTTCCTGCGCCAGGTCACCGAAAACCTCACCAGGCTTCCGCTGCCGACGCTGATGCTGCCGCCGGCGTTGCGGTTGGCGCTGACCCCCGGCTGGCTGGCGCTGCGGCCGCTGGCCGGCAGGGTGGTGACCGTGTGCTCGTTCGGCATCCTGCACCCCGGTATCCGCGACATGTCCGGCTTCCGGTGGGATACGCGCCACGACCGCGAGTTCGCGCTCTACACCCGGCTGCTGCAGTTGGCGTGGCGCACCCTGCCCGACAGAGTGCTGCTAATCCCGTTGGCCCGCAACAGGATCGAATACGAGAAGCTGGTACGGCTGCACCGTTCAGTCGCCCTTGATTCGTTCGCGCCGCCACCTGGCCGCTGCCCGGCGGGCTGACCTGCCGATGCGGCGCGCGCGCACCAGGAACACCCCCGGCGAACAAGAAGCCGCGATCCTCAAGGCCGCGGCCGAAGAGGTCGCGCTCGTCGGCGTCGGCCGCCTCAACATGGACGTGATCGCCCGCCAGGCCGGCGTCAGCCGCAGCACGCTGTACCGGAGGTTCCCCAGCCGCGACGCACTGATCACCGAATTGGGGCGGCAGACTTTCGACTTCGCGATGGCGCGATTGCAGACCGTGGCCATCGACTCCGGACCCCAGCAGGCCGCGGTCGCCTGTTTCCGCGAAGGGGTACGGCTGCTCACCGGTGAACCGGTGATGCGCAGGTTCCTTCAGCTCGACGGCGAGTTCACCGCCACCACCGAGATGGTCGAGGAGGCAAGGCTGTTCCTGGTCAGTGCGGCCACCGCGATGGCCAAGGCCCTGCGGGCGGCCGGGGCCACCATGCCCGACGATCAGCTGCTCGCCGTCGCCGACATCCACATCCGGCTCGCCGCCTCACTGGTCCAGGTCAGCACCCCCGTCCTCGACGTCACAGATGACGAGGCCGTCGCCGGCTACGCCCGCACCCACCTCGCGCCGCTGGTGCACTGAATTCTGTGAAGTCGTTGTGGGCGATTGTGCGAATCCGCTCAGCGGCGCGCATCAGCGTGGCACGCTTCTGCCCATGGCCGACCTGTCCGCACCGCAATTCCTCGACGAACGCCTCGCACACTGGGCGACCACCAAACCCGACGACGAAGCCATGGATTACCTCGACCGGTCCTGGACCTGGTCGCAGTGGAACGAACGGGTTCGCCGCCTCGCCGGTGCGCTGAAGGAGCGGGGCGTCACGCGGGGCGACGTGGTGGCCTTCCTCGACAAGAACCACCCGGCGTGCGTCGAGCTCACCTTCGCCGCGGCATCGCTGGGCGCGGCCAACGCGATCATCAACTTCCGGCTGGCCGCCGACGAACTCGACTATGTGCTCAACGATTCCGGCGCGAAGCTGCTCATCGTGGGTCAGGAGTTCAAGGACGCGGTCGACGGCATCCGCGACAAGCTCACCAACATCGACCATGTCATCTCCGTCAAGCCCGAAGGAGACGACGAGTACGAGGACCTGCTGGCGGCCGCCACCCCCGCCGAACGCTCGTCGGAGGTTCAGCCTGACGACGTGTGCATCATCATGTACTCGTCGGGGACCACGGGCCGCCCGAAAGGTGTCGAGCTCACCCAGTCCAACATCATCGCCCACACCCTCAATGCCCACGAGGGCTTCGAGTTCGACGAGGGTGACAAGAACATGGTGGCGATGCCGCTGTTCCACGTCGGCGGATCGTCGTACGTGCAGTTCGGAATTCACGACGGCTTCCCGAGCGTGATGACCCGCGACGTTGACGGCATGACCCTGGCCGGGGCGATTCTCAAGGGCGCCAACCGTACATTCCTGGTGCCGGCGGTGCTGGCCAAGCTGCTCGAGGCCGGTGAGGACGCAGTGAAACTGTTCTCGTCGCTCAAGACCTTCGCCTACGGAGCGTCGCCGATGCCGCTGCCGCTGCTGCGTCAGGCGTTACAGGCTTGGCCGGACACCGATTTCATGCAGGCCTACGGGCTGACCGAACTGTGCGGCGTGATCAGCCACCTGCTGCCCGAAGCGCACCGCGACCCGGGGAAAGAGGAGCGGCTGTCCAGTGCGGGCACGCTGGTGCCCAACGCCGAGGTGCGTGTCGTCGATCCGGACACCCTGGAAGACGTCCCGACCGGCACGCAAGGCGAACTATGGTTCCGCTCACCGCAATTGATGAAGGGCTATCACAACAAGCCGGAGGCGACCGCCGAGGCCGTCACCGACGACGGCTGGTTCCGCACCGGCGACATCGGCCGCGTCGACGAGGGCGGCTACATCTTCGTCGAGGACCGGCTCAAGGACATGATCATCTCCGGCGGCGAGAACATCTACTCCATCGAGGTGGAGCGGGTGCTGGCCGAACACGAGGCCGTCGTCGAGGTCGCGGTGATCGGCGTCCCCGACGAGAAGTGGGGTGAGGTCGTCAAGGCCGTCGTCGTCCTGGAGGGCGAGGCGTCCGAAAGCGAGCTGATCGCCTTCGCCCGTGAGCGGCTGGCCGCCTACAAGTGTCCGAAGTCGGTCGACATCGCCGACGAGCTGCCGCGCAACCCCACCGGCAAGATCCTGAAAAAGGAGCTGCGCAAGCCCCACTGGGAGGTCCGCGACCGCACCACGGTGTAGTCCCAGACCCCGGTTGCGGTGAGTCGGCGGCCCCGCGCCGCCCGTCCCCTCCGGCCGCACCCGGAGATGCCGGTCACCATTTGTTTCCGGGACATGACCGGCCTGGAACTGTTGGGTAACGTGGCCGGTGCAGCGCCCAATTCCGGGTGCTGGCGGACGAGGGAGCAGTACCCGCAGCGACAAGACTGACTCGTTGAGGAGGTCTTGTGGCTTGGCTGGTTCTGGTGGTCAGCGGCTTCTTCGAGGCCGTCTGGGCGGCCGCGCTCGGCATGTCGAACAACTTCCGGCGGTGGCGGCCCGTCCTGGTCGTCGCGATCACCATGCCCACGAGCCTGGCGGGCCTGGCGTACGCGATGCGGACATTGCCGACGGGGACGGCCTACGCCGTGTGGGTCGGGATCGGCGCGTCGCTGACGGTGCTCTGGGCGATCACGACGAAGAGGGAGGCGGCCTCCACGGCGCGCCTGCTGTTGCTGTTGCTGCTCGTCGGCAGTGTCGCCGGACTGAAGGTGGTGAGCTGACATGCCGTGGACGATCCTGATCGTCAGCGCGGTGATGGAAGCGGTGTGGGCGACCGCGCTCGGCGAGTCCGACGGTTTCACCCGGCCGGGCTCGACCGTGGTGTTCCTGGTGGCGATGGTGCTGAGCATCTGGGGCCTCGGCTGGGCGGTCAAGCACATCCCGATCGGCTCGGCCTATGCGGTGTGGACCGGCCTGGGTGCGGCCCTGACCGTCGGTTATGCGATGGCCACCGGTGCCGAGGCCGTCTCCGCTGCCAAGTTGATCTTCGTGAGCGGCATCATCGTCGCCGTCGTCGGCCTGAAGATGCTGCCGTCGGGCGCCGACAGGCCCGACGCCGAACCCCTGCCGCTGGTGCTGGAGCAGGCCGGCCGCTGAGGCACGATGAAGCGGTGGTGGAACTCGTCGACGTCCTTGAGCGGCTGCACATCGTGGCGCTGCCGATGCGGGTCCGCTTCCGCGGCATCACCACGCGCGAACTCGCTCTGATCGAGGGCCCCACCGGCTGGGGCGAGTTCGGTGCGTTCGTCGAATACCGGCCGCCGGAGGCCGCGCACTGGCTGGCCGCCGGCATCGAGGCCGCCTACCGCCCGCTGCCCGCGCCGCGCCGTGCCCGCATCCCGATCAACGCGACGGTGCCGGCCGTCCCGGCGGCGCAGGTCACCGACGTGCTCGCGCGCTTCCCCGGCGCGCGCACCGCGAAGGTGAAGGTCGCCGAACCCGGCCAGACGCTGGCCGACGACGTGGCCCGGGTCGACGCCGTGCGCGCCGTGGTGCCGACGGTGCGGGTGGACGCCAACGGTGGCTGGACGGTCGAGGAGGCGGTCGCGGCGGCGCGGGCGTTGACGGCCGACGGTCCGCTCGAGTACCTGGAACAACCGTGCCGCACCGTGTCCGAGCTGGCCGAGGTACGCCGCCGGGTCGACGTCCCCGTCGCCGCCGACGAGAGCATCCGTAAGGCCGACGACCCACTGCACGTCGTCCGCAGCGGCGCCGCCGACGTCGCCGTGCTCAAGGTCGCCCCGCTGGGCGGTGTCCACGCGATGCTGCAGATCGCCGCGCAGATCGACATCCCCGTCGTGGTCTCCAGCGCGCTGGACTCCGCGGTCGGCATCGGGGTCGGGCTGGTCGCCGCGGCCGCGCTGCCCACACTCGGGCACGCCTGCGGGCTCGGCACCGGCGGACTGTTCGTCGAGGACGTCGCCGCGTCCGTCGTCCCGGCCGACGGCTACCTGCCCGCCGCGACCGTCACCCCCGACCCCGACCGGGTCGCGGCGCTGGCCGCCCCGCCGGACCGCAGGCAGTGGTGGATCGACCGGGTCCGGGAGTGCTTTCCGCTGCTGTCCTGATCTGTGGGGTGCATGGCCTGGACGCCATCCCGCCCCTGGACGACACTGGGGGCATGGCGCGCACCGTGCTGATCGTCGGATTCCCCGGCGTGCAGGCGCTCGACCTCGTCGGCCCCTTCGACGTGTTCACCAGTGCCTCGGTGTACGTCAGCGGGCAGGGCCTCGGTGAGGGATACGCGGTCCGGGTCGTGTCCGTCGACGGTGTCGCGGTCAGCACCGGCACCGGATTGACCCTGGTCGCCGAGCCGCTGCCCGACCCCGGCGACCCGGTCGACACCGTCGTGCTGCCGGGCGGCTGGGGTGTCGAGACGGCGCGCCGGGACCCGGCGCTGATCGACTGGGTCGCGGCTGTCACACCGAACGCCCGCCGGGTGGTCAGCGTATGCAACGGCGCCGTGCTGGCCGCACAGGCAGGACTGCTCGACGGTTGCGTGGCCACCACGCACTGGGCGTCGGCCTCCCACATGGCCGCCGAGTTCCCGGCGGTCACCGTCGATCCCGATCCGATCTTCGTGCGCAGTTCGGAGAAGGTGTGGACCGCCGCGGGCGTCACCTCCGGTATCGACCTCGCGCTGGCGCTGGTCGAGGAGGATCACGGCACCGAGGCCGCACAGACCATCGCCCGCTACCTGGTGATGTACCTGCGCAGGCCCGGCGGCCAGACCCAGTTCGCCGCGCCGGTGTGGATGCCCCGCGCCCGGCGCACCCCGATTCGCGACGTGCAGGAGGCGATCGAGTCCGAACCCGGTGGTGCGCACAGCATCTCGGAGCTCGCCCGGCGCGCCGCGATGAGCCCGCGCCACTTCACCCGGGTGTTCACCGACGAGGTCGGGGAGGCGCCCGGCGCGTATGTGGAACGGGTCCGCACCGAAGCGGCGCGCCGCCAACTGGAGGAGACCGACGACACCGTCACGGTGATCGCCGCGCGCTGCGGCTTCGGGTCGGCGGAGACGTTGCGCCGCAGCTTCGTTCGCCGTTTGGGCGTATCACCTGACCGGTACCGCAGAACATTCGCCTGAGAGATCGAGGAGGGACCATGCAGGTCGCCATCATGCTGTATCCCGGGTATACCGCCCTGGACTTCATCGGACCCTACGAGAGCCTCCGCTGGCTGCCCGACGTCGAGGTCCGATTCGTCTGGCACGAGCCGGGTCCGATCGCCGCCGATTCGCACGTGCTGCTCATCGGCGCCACCCACAGTTTCGACGAGACGCCGTCGCCGGACATCGTCCTGATCCCCGGCGGCTTCGCCACCATGGAGCACGCCCGCGACCAGAAGGTGCTCGACTGGGTGCGGCGGGCGCACCGCACGTCGACGTGGACGACGTCGGTGTGCTCGGGGTCGGTGATCCTGGCCGCCGCGGGGGTGCTCGACGGCAAGCGCGCCACGTCGCACTGGGCGGCGCTGCCGGTGCTCAAGACGCTCGGCGCGCAGCCGGTCGGCGACCAGCGGATCGTGGTCGCCGACGAGAAGACCGTCACCGCGGCGGGAGTGTCGGCGGGCATCGACCTGGGCCTGTGGCTGGCCGGGCGCATCGCCGGCGAGGCCAGAGCCAAGGCCATCCAGCTGTCGATGGAGTACGACCCGCAGCCGCCGTTCGACTCCGGGCACATGTCGAAGGCCTCGGCGTCGACCAAGGCGCTGGCCACCGCGCTGATGGGCAAGGAGATGGTCAAACCGGCGGCGCTGGCCACCTCCACCGCGCTGCTGTGGGACGCCGCGCTCAAGCGGATTCGGCGTGGAAAGCCGGTCGCGAAAGTGCGCTGAGAGCGTGATGACGGCCCGACCGGCACTGTCGAGCGCACTCTCGGCGCCTCGCGGGCTTCCAGTAGCGTCGGCGGGGTGAATCTGGCATTCGACGATCGCGGCTCGGGGGAGCCGGTGCTGTTCATCGCAGGCCGTGGCGGCGCCGGGCGCACATGGCATCTGCACCAGGTGCCCGTCTTCGCCCGCGCCGGTTACCGGTGTGTGACGTTCGACAACCGCGGCATCGGCGCGACCGAGAACGCATCGGGGTTCACCACCGAGACGATGGTCGGCGACACCGCTGCGCTGATCGAGCACCTCGGGCTCGGCCCGGTGCGGATCGTGGCGGTCTCGATGGGCTCCTATATCGCCCAGGAGCTGATGGTGGCCCGCCCCGAGCTGGTCCGATCGGCGGTGCTGATGGCCACCCGCGGCCGCCACGACCGCACCCGCGACTTCTTCTGGCAGGGCGAGCGGGCACTGGCCCAGGCCGGCGCCCCGCTCCCGGTCGAGTTCGAGGCGAAAGTGCGTCTGCTGGAGAGCTTTTCACCGAAAACCTTGAACGATGACAACGCCGTGCGGGACTGGATCGACATGTTCACCATGTGGCCGCAGAAGCCCACCCCCGGTATCCGCACCCAGCTCGACATCGCCCCGCAGGGCAGCCGGCTGGCGGCCTACCAGAACGTCACCACCCCGGCCCTGGTGATCGGGTTCGCCGACGACGTCGTGCTGCCGTCCCACCTGGGTCGCGAGGTCGCCAACGCGCTGCCCAACGGGCAGTTCCTGGAGATCCCGGGCACCGGCCACCTGGGCTTCATCGAGAAGCCGCAGGTCGTCAACACCGCGATCCTCAATTTCTTCGCCGATACCCTGTAGTGGTGAACCCCTCGACGGCGCAGGCCCGGGTGGTCGTCGACGAACTGATCCGCGGCGGCGTCCGCGACGTTGTGCTGTGCCCCGGCTCGCGCAACGCGCCGCTGGCCTTCGCGCTGCACGACGCCGACCGGGCCGGACGGCTGCGCCTGCACGTGCGGATCGACGAGCGGACGGCCGGTTTCCTGGCGATCGGGCTCGCGGTGGCGGAGCGGGCCCCGGTGTGTGTGGCGATGACGTCCGGCACCGCGGTCGCCAACCTGGGCCCGGCGGTGGTCGAGGCGAACTACGCGCGGGTACCGCTGATCGTGCTGTCGGCCAACCGGCCCTATGAACTGCTGGGCACCGGGGCCAACCAGACCTTCGAGCAACTCGGCTACTTCGGCACCCAGGTGCGCGCCACTATCAGCCTCGGCCTGGCCGAGGACTTGGCGGACATGGATTCGCTCAACGCCCAGTGGCGCTCGGCGACAT
Protein-coding regions in this window:
- a CDS encoding oxygenase MpaB family protein, giving the protein MVAVVEQSSPSSTENIRPKVLHEFRKHSGSVLSGLFGAAAFDEVALVPVAAAVDKTGRFASNFADRGVRSGFSALLAIWGDAADRAAEGERLKRMHREVRGRGAGDFADVRYSALDPKLWNWIAVSGLFVVLNSFTPCTGITLTEDEREAAYQQLLEGFRSLELPGKNAKLPATYTEAEQYYESMVDGELASNPFLRQVTENLTRLPLPTLMLPPALRLALTPGWLALRPLAGRVVTVCSFGILHPGIRDMSGFRWDTRHDREFALYTRLLQLAWRTLPDRVLLIPLARNRIEYEKLVRLHRSVALDSFAPPPGRCPAG
- a CDS encoding TetR/AcrR family transcriptional regulator yields the protein MRRARTRNTPGEQEAAILKAAAEEVALVGVGRLNMDVIARQAGVSRSTLYRRFPSRDALITELGRQTFDFAMARLQTVAIDSGPQQAAVACFREGVRLLTGEPVMRRFLQLDGEFTATTEMVEEARLFLVSAATAMAKALRAAGATMPDDQLLAVADIHIRLAASLVQVSTPVLDVTDDEAVAGYARTHLAPLVH
- a CDS encoding long-chain-fatty-acid--CoA ligase, coding for MADLSAPQFLDERLAHWATTKPDDEAMDYLDRSWTWSQWNERVRRLAGALKERGVTRGDVVAFLDKNHPACVELTFAAASLGAANAIINFRLAADELDYVLNDSGAKLLIVGQEFKDAVDGIRDKLTNIDHVISVKPEGDDEYEDLLAAATPAERSSEVQPDDVCIIMYSSGTTGRPKGVELTQSNIIAHTLNAHEGFEFDEGDKNMVAMPLFHVGGSSYVQFGIHDGFPSVMTRDVDGMTLAGAILKGANRTFLVPAVLAKLLEAGEDAVKLFSSLKTFAYGASPMPLPLLRQALQAWPDTDFMQAYGLTELCGVISHLLPEAHRDPGKEERLSSAGTLVPNAEVRVVDPDTLEDVPTGTQGELWFRSPQLMKGYHNKPEATAEAVTDDGWFRTGDIGRVDEGGYIFVEDRLKDMIISGGENIYSIEVERVLAEHEAVVEVAVIGVPDEKWGEVVKAVVVLEGEASESELIAFARERLAAYKCPKSVDIADELPRNPTGKILKKELRKPHWEVRDRTTV
- a CDS encoding multidrug efflux SMR transporter, with amino-acid sequence MAWLVLVVSGFFEAVWAAALGMSNNFRRWRPVLVVAITMPTSLAGLAYAMRTLPTGTAYAVWVGIGASLTVLWAITTKREAASTARLLLLLLLVGSVAGLKVVS
- a CDS encoding multidrug efflux SMR transporter; the encoded protein is MPWTILIVSAVMEAVWATALGESDGFTRPGSTVVFLVAMVLSIWGLGWAVKHIPIGSAYAVWTGLGAALTVGYAMATGAEAVSAAKLIFVSGIIVAVVGLKMLPSGADRPDAEPLPLVLEQAGR
- a CDS encoding o-succinylbenzoate synthase gives rise to the protein MVELVDVLERLHIVALPMRVRFRGITTRELALIEGPTGWGEFGAFVEYRPPEAAHWLAAGIEAAYRPLPAPRRARIPINATVPAVPAAQVTDVLARFPGARTAKVKVAEPGQTLADDVARVDAVRAVVPTVRVDANGGWTVEEAVAAARALTADGPLEYLEQPCRTVSELAEVRRRVDVPVAADESIRKADDPLHVVRSGAADVAVLKVAPLGGVHAMLQIAAQIDIPVVVSSALDSAVGIGVGLVAAAALPTLGHACGLGTGGLFVEDVAASVVPADGYLPAATVTPDPDRVAALAAPPDRRQWWIDRVRECFPLLS
- a CDS encoding GlxA family transcriptional regulator; the protein is MARTVLIVGFPGVQALDLVGPFDVFTSASVYVSGQGLGEGYAVRVVSVDGVAVSTGTGLTLVAEPLPDPGDPVDTVVLPGGWGVETARRDPALIDWVAAVTPNARRVVSVCNGAVLAAQAGLLDGCVATTHWASASHMAAEFPAVTVDPDPIFVRSSEKVWTAAGVTSGIDLALALVEEDHGTEAAQTIARYLVMYLRRPGGQTQFAAPVWMPRARRTPIRDVQEAIESEPGGAHSISELARRAAMSPRHFTRVFTDEVGEAPGAYVERVRTEAARRQLEETDDTVTVIAARCGFGSAETLRRSFVRRLGVSPDRYRRTFA
- a CDS encoding DJ-1/PfpI family protein; translated protein: MQVAIMLYPGYTALDFIGPYESLRWLPDVEVRFVWHEPGPIAADSHVLLIGATHSFDETPSPDIVLIPGGFATMEHARDQKVLDWVRRAHRTSTWTTSVCSGSVILAAAGVLDGKRATSHWAALPVLKTLGAQPVGDQRIVVADEKTVTAAGVSAGIDLGLWLAGRIAGEARAKAIQLSMEYDPQPPFDSGHMSKASASTKALATALMGKEMVKPAALATSTALLWDAALKRIRRGKPVAKVR
- a CDS encoding alpha/beta fold hydrolase encodes the protein MNLAFDDRGSGEPVLFIAGRGGAGRTWHLHQVPVFARAGYRCVTFDNRGIGATENASGFTTETMVGDTAALIEHLGLGPVRIVAVSMGSYIAQELMVARPELVRSAVLMATRGRHDRTRDFFWQGERALAQAGAPLPVEFEAKVRLLESFSPKTLNDDNAVRDWIDMFTMWPQKPTPGIRTQLDIAPQGSRLAAYQNVTTPALVIGFADDVVLPSHLGREVANALPNGQFLEIPGTGHLGFIEKPQVVNTAILNFFADTL